One part of the Rutidosis leptorrhynchoides isolate AG116_Rl617_1_P2 chromosome 1, CSIRO_AGI_Rlap_v1, whole genome shotgun sequence genome encodes these proteins:
- the LOC139839880 gene encoding tRNA-splicing endonuclease subunit Sen2-1-like — translation MGPRWKGKRSEEKALANPISKLISDLRSSLIKSNSQAMLSGCSVLLKCNPEQTELLNQTCFGRPVITAEKDNHRFELSLEEAFYLCFSLKCIKIVGGDNVTRTDNELWEYMIFKRESFPYTFKAYSHLRNHNWVVRSGCQYGADFVAYRHHPSLVHSEYCVLVLSESNVNDRLRVWSDYQSMVRICGSVNKTLLVLHVHKNCENVITSSSPSFIDALNVEERTITRWDPKRCREKQQVGTE, via the coding sequence ATGGGACCAAGATGGAAAGGAAAAAGGTCAGAAGAAAAAGCACTTGCTAATCCTATTTCAAAGTTGATTTCGGATCTTCGGTCTTCACTAATCAAATCAAATTCTCAAGCAATGCTCTCAGGTTGTAGCGTACTTCTTAAGTGTAATCCCGAACAAACTGAGCTTCTGAATCAAACTTGTTTTGGTCGACCCGTTATTACAGCTGAAAAAGATAATCACAGGTTTGAGTTGAGTCTAGAGGAAGCTTTTTATCTATGTTTCTCTCTAAAATGTATAAAGATCGTAGGTGGTGATAATGTTACGAGAACAGATAACGAGTTATGGGAGTACATGATTTTCAAAAGGGAATCTTTTCCTTATACATTTAAGGCGTATTCTCATTTACGAAACCATAATTGGGTTGTGAGATCAGGGTGTCAATATGGTGCTGACTTTGTTGCCTATCGTCATCATCCTTCGTTGGTTCATTCTGAATATTGCGTGTTGGTGCTATCTGAATCAAATGTAAATGATCGGTTGAGAGTTTGGTCTGATTATCAATCCATGGTTCGAATTTGTGGTAGTGTTAATAAGACATTGCTCGTTCTACATGTAcacaaaaattgtgaaaatgtgattACGTCTTCGTCTCCTTCTTTTATAGATGCTCTTAATGTTGAAGAACGAACGATCACAAGATGGGATCCAAAACGATGCAGGGAGAAGCAACAAGTTGGAACCGAGTAG